A region of Hydrogenimonas cancrithermarum DNA encodes the following proteins:
- the lipA gene encoding lipoyl synthase yields MEKNLQKKPEWLQKKITPSMMREVETMIAGSGLHTICQEALCPNIAECFSKRVATFLILGHLCTRGCTFCNVTKKRPLPPDPDEPQRVAETVGQMGLRHVVVTSPTRDDLPDGGAGHFGQTVKAIKTLDPTIVVEILVPDFHEDEKAIETAARSGAEIVGHNIETIPRLYHIRKGADYERSLRVLKNLSSANPDIATKSGIMLGLGERKEEVLETMEDILKTGCRLLSIGQYLAPSRRHTPVVEFVEPALFDFYRQAGMAMGYRYIKSSPYTRSSYMAHEYLQTSQTFSY; encoded by the coding sequence ATGGAAAAGAACCTTCAGAAAAAGCCTGAATGGCTCCAAAAAAAGATCACTCCCAGTATGATGAGAGAGGTCGAAACCATGATCGCCGGCAGCGGCCTTCACACGATCTGCCAGGAGGCGCTCTGTCCCAATATCGCGGAGTGCTTTTCGAAAAGAGTGGCGACCTTTCTGATCCTGGGCCACCTCTGCACCCGTGGCTGCACCTTCTGCAACGTAACGAAAAAGAGGCCTCTTCCACCCGATCCCGACGAACCGCAACGGGTGGCCGAAACCGTAGGACAGATGGGACTAAGGCATGTCGTCGTCACCAGTCCCACCCGTGACGACCTGCCCGACGGAGGCGCCGGCCATTTCGGCCAAACGGTAAAAGCCATCAAAACCCTCGACCCAACGATCGTCGTCGAAATTCTCGTTCCCGACTTCCATGAAGACGAAAAGGCGATCGAAACGGCCGCCCGCAGCGGCGCGGAGATCGTCGGGCACAACATCGAAACGATCCCCCGCCTCTACCATATTCGCAAAGGGGCCGACTATGAACGGTCACTGCGTGTTTTAAAAAATCTCTCCTCGGCAAATCCCGATATCGCCACCAAAAGCGGGATCATGCTGGGACTGGGGGAGAGAAAAGAGGAGGTTCTGGAAACGATGGAGGATATTCTGAAGACGGGATGTAGACTGCTGAGTATCGGCCAGTATCTGGCACCGAGCCGCCGCCACACACCCGTCGTGGAATTTGTGGAACCCGCCCTCTTCGACTTCTACCGCCAGGCAGGCATGGCCATGGGCTACCGCTACATCAAGAGTTCGCCCTACACCCGCAGCAGCTATATGGCGCACGAATATCTGCAGACCTCCCAAACCTTTTCATATTAA
- a CDS encoding lipoate--protein ligase family protein, with the protein MQKWRVIVEEESFGGWNMAVDEALLRSYRHGDAPIFRLYRWNPALTFGRYSKPAEALDLDSMKKYGVEGVRRITGGGILVHGGDISYSIVLPAAFAKRHGVKESYRLLCQFLIRFYEKLGLPAGFAAQEGLPERRSPICLAGREAYDIVVGERKIGGNAQRHTRTAMLQHGSIPLRYDKERFETLFAEASGFGESLSLETLGVVRCDEDLTPLLIEAFGKAMDADLFEDTMQREEEDLADRLFETKYKTAEWNIDGKEPSEKA; encoded by the coding sequence TTGCAAAAATGGAGAGTGATCGTGGAAGAGGAGTCTTTCGGCGGATGGAACATGGCGGTCGATGAAGCGTTGCTGCGCAGTTACCGACATGGCGACGCACCCATTTTCCGACTCTATCGCTGGAATCCCGCTCTCACCTTCGGGCGCTACTCCAAACCTGCCGAAGCTCTCGATCTCGACTCCATGAAAAAGTACGGCGTCGAGGGGGTCCGGCGCATCACGGGAGGCGGCATACTGGTCCACGGGGGCGACATCTCCTACAGCATCGTTCTCCCCGCGGCCTTCGCGAAGCGACACGGTGTCAAAGAGAGCTATCGCCTCCTCTGCCAGTTTCTGATCCGTTTTTACGAAAAACTGGGGCTGCCCGCCGGTTTCGCCGCCCAGGAAGGGCTACCGGAGCGCCGGTCTCCGATCTGCCTCGCCGGAAGGGAGGCGTACGACATCGTCGTCGGGGAGAGAAAGATCGGGGGCAATGCCCAGCGCCACACCCGCACCGCCATGCTCCAGCACGGCTCCATCCCTCTTCGGTACGACAAAGAGCGTTTCGAAACTCTCTTCGCGGAGGCTTCCGGTTTCGGAGAGAGTCTATCGCTCGAAACTCTCGGGGTCGTGAGGTGCGACGAAGATCTGACGCCTCTCCTGATCGAAGCTTTCGGCAAAGCGATGGATGCCGACCTCTTCGAAGATACGATGCAAAGAGAGGAAGAGGATCTCGCCGACCGTCTCTTCGAAACAAAATACAAAACCGCAGAATGGAACATCGATGGAAAAGAACCTTCAGAAAAAGCCTGA
- the acsA gene encoding acetate--CoA ligase yields MEENWIEKDIEKLPVRPNLVDYEETCRTFSWDEVGKKFDGLPSGGLNIAHEAIDRHADGPLKEKTALIWHGKSGERKTYTYADLKKKTNRFANVLKKLDFEKGERVFILSPRVPELYIAVMGILKNRSVMCPLFAQFGPEPIFQRMEGGDAKGLMTTERLYDKKVAQIADRLPALKYVLLIDAETHRDERVLSLPRLMEEASEDFKIGPTDEEDMALLHFTSGTTGKPKGVIHVHKAIYTHWVTGYYVLDFHPDDIFWCTADPGWVTGTSYGIIAPWLHGITNIVDEAEFNAERWFKILQDEKVNVWYTAPTAIRRLMRLDVEPLKAYDLSNLRLIQSVGEPLNPEAVRWGMEKLKLPIHDNWWQTETGGIMIANYISQTIRPGSMGRPLPGIEAAIVRRNDDGTATVVTEPGKEGDLALRPGWPSMFRGYLHNEEKYRKSFVGGWYISGDLAYRDEDGYFWFVGRADDIIKTSGHMVGPFEVESALMEHPAVAEVGVIGKPDPVIGQLVKAFVSLKKGYEPSEELKRELLAFGRKKLGVAVAPKEIEFMENLPKTRSGKIMRRLLKAMELGLPLGDTSTLEK; encoded by the coding sequence ATGGAAGAGAATTGGATAGAGAAAGATATCGAAAAGTTGCCCGTGCGGCCCAATCTGGTGGACTATGAAGAGACCTGCAGAACTTTCTCGTGGGACGAGGTAGGAAAAAAGTTCGATGGACTTCCCTCCGGCGGGCTCAACATCGCCCACGAGGCGATCGATCGCCACGCCGACGGCCCGCTGAAAGAGAAAACGGCGCTGATCTGGCACGGCAAGAGCGGCGAGAGAAAAACCTACACTTACGCCGACCTGAAAAAAAAGACCAACCGCTTCGCCAACGTCCTCAAAAAGCTCGATTTCGAAAAGGGCGAGCGGGTTTTCATCCTCTCCCCGAGGGTGCCCGAGCTCTACATCGCGGTGATGGGGATTTTGAAAAACCGCAGCGTCATGTGCCCACTCTTCGCGCAGTTCGGTCCCGAGCCGATCTTCCAGCGGATGGAGGGGGGTGATGCGAAGGGACTGATGACGACCGAGCGGCTCTACGACAAGAAGGTGGCCCAGATCGCCGACAGACTACCCGCTTTGAAATATGTCCTGTTGATCGATGCCGAGACCCACAGAGACGAGAGGGTCCTTTCGCTGCCCCGGCTGATGGAAGAGGCGTCCGAGGATTTTAAAATCGGCCCCACCGACGAGGAGGATATGGCGCTGCTGCACTTCACCAGCGGCACGACGGGAAAACCCAAAGGGGTCATCCACGTCCACAAGGCGATCTACACCCACTGGGTGACCGGCTACTACGTGCTCGACTTCCACCCCGACGATATCTTCTGGTGCACAGCCGACCCGGGATGGGTCACCGGTACCTCCTACGGCATCATCGCCCCGTGGCTGCACGGCATCACCAATATCGTCGACGAGGCGGAGTTCAATGCCGAGCGGTGGTTCAAAATCCTCCAAGACGAGAAGGTCAACGTCTGGTACACCGCCCCCACGGCGATCCGACGGCTGATGCGCCTGGATGTCGAACCGCTGAAAGCGTACGATCTGTCGAATCTGCGCCTCATCCAGAGTGTCGGTGAACCTCTCAATCCCGAAGCGGTTCGCTGGGGGATGGAAAAACTCAAACTGCCGATCCACGACAACTGGTGGCAGACGGAGACGGGCGGCATCATGATCGCCAACTACATTTCCCAGACGATCCGACCCGGCTCGATGGGGCGGCCGCTGCCGGGGATCGAGGCGGCGATCGTGCGGCGAAACGACGATGGCACCGCCACCGTCGTCACCGAACCGGGCAAAGAGGGGGATCTGGCGCTTAGGCCCGGATGGCCTTCGATGTTCAGAGGCTACCTGCACAACGAAGAGAAGTACAGAAAATCGTTCGTGGGTGGCTGGTACATCTCGGGCGATCTGGCCTACCGGGATGAAGATGGCTACTTCTGGTTCGTGGGCCGGGCCGACGACATCATCAAAACCTCGGGCCACATGGTGGGCCCCTTCGAAGTCGAAAGCGCCCTGATGGAGCATCCGGCCGTCGCGGAGGTGGGGGTCATCGGGAAACCCGATCCGGTGATCGGACAGCTGGTGAAAGCTTTCGTCTCTTTGAAAAAGGGGTACGAGCCCAGCGAAGAGCTGAAACGTGAGCTACTCGCCTTCGGGCGCAAGAAGCTGGGGGTCGCCGTTGCGCCCAAGGAGATCGAATTCATGGAGAACCTTCCCAAAACGCGCAGCGGAAAGATCATGCGGCGTCTGCTCAAGGCGATGGAGCTGGGGCTCCCCCTGGGTGACACGTCGACGCTGGAAAAGTAA
- the pdhA gene encoding pyruvate dehydrogenase (acetyl-transferring) E1 component subunit alpha has product MSLTIKEAKKLYRDMLLIRRFEEKAAELYTEEKIRGFLHLYIGEEAVATGIMATLKPEDGVVATYREHGHALVKGIEPQKVMAELYGKIDGCSRGRGGSMHLFDKEKNFYGGYAIVGGGLPLAVGIALADKRLGRERVTVCFFGDGAVAEGEFHESLNLAALWNLPVLFVCENNLYGMGTRLELAESEPDIAKKAESYRIESHRVDGMDVLKVHEAARKALSHVRSGKGPVFLECQTYRFRAHSMFDAELYRSKEEVEEWKKKDPLLVFRKRSEELEIWEKIGADAIEKEVEKIIADAVDFAEKSGWEPVDELTKYVYSEEVPS; this is encoded by the coding sequence ATGAGTCTGACGATAAAAGAGGCGAAAAAGCTCTACCGCGACATGCTGCTGATCCGGCGTTTCGAGGAGAAGGCGGCGGAGCTCTACACCGAAGAGAAGATCCGCGGATTTTTGCATCTATATATCGGCGAGGAGGCGGTCGCTACGGGGATCATGGCTACACTGAAGCCCGAAGACGGCGTCGTCGCCACCTACCGCGAACACGGCCACGCCCTCGTCAAGGGGATCGAACCGCAAAAGGTGATGGCCGAACTCTACGGCAAAATCGACGGCTGCTCCCGGGGGCGGGGCGGGTCGATGCACCTTTTCGACAAGGAGAAGAACTTCTACGGCGGTTACGCCATCGTCGGCGGCGGACTGCCTCTGGCGGTGGGGATCGCCCTGGCGGACAAGCGGCTGGGCCGCGAGCGGGTGACGGTCTGCTTCTTCGGCGACGGCGCCGTGGCCGAGGGGGAGTTTCACGAATCCCTCAACCTCGCGGCGCTGTGGAATCTGCCTGTGCTTTTCGTCTGCGAAAACAACCTTTACGGGATGGGAACGCGGCTGGAGCTGGCGGAATCGGAGCCCGACATCGCCAAGAAGGCCGAAAGCTACCGGATCGAATCGCACAGAGTCGACGGGATGGATGTGCTGAAGGTTCACGAGGCGGCCCGCAAAGCCCTCTCCCATGTCCGATCCGGCAAGGGGCCCGTCTTTCTGGAGTGCCAGACCTACCGTTTCCGTGCCCACTCGATGTTCGACGCCGAGCTCTACCGGAGCAAGGAGGAGGTGGAGGAGTGGAAGAAGAAAGACCCGCTGCTGGTGTTCAGGAAACGGAGCGAGGAGCTGGAGATATGGGAGAAGATCGGTGCCGACGCGATCGAAAAAGAGGTGGAGAAGATCATCGCCGACGCCGTCGATTTCGCCGAGAAGAGCGGATGGGAGCCGGTGGATGAGCTGACGAAGTATGTCTATAGCGAGGAGGTGCCGTCATGA
- a CDS encoding alpha-ketoacid dehydrogenase subunit beta yields MKKEITYREAVRIAIDTAMEKDERVFLAGEDVGRYGGSYAVSMGLLEKYGSERIVDTPLCESGFTGMGIGAAMNGMRPIVEIMTCNFSLLALDQIVNNAAHLLHMSGGQFNVPLVIRMATGAGKQLAAQHSHSFEGWYAHIPGIKVLTPATVQDAHDMVGLALDDPDPVLIFENALLYNRKGPFDSAAKPLPIGKAKVMREGNNLSIFAYGINLFKALDAAEELAKEGIEAEVVDLRSLRPLDDETIVASVAKTHRVLIVDEGWRSGSISAEIMARINEKAFYELDAPMARVCTEEVPIPYPRHLEEAAIPSAEKVAAAVRTLMKEA; encoded by the coding sequence ATGAAAAAGGAGATCACCTACCGCGAAGCGGTGCGCATCGCGATCGATACCGCGATGGAGAAGGACGAGCGGGTCTTTCTGGCCGGCGAAGATGTGGGGCGCTACGGCGGAAGCTACGCCGTGAGCATGGGGCTGCTGGAAAAGTACGGCTCCGAGAGGATCGTCGACACCCCCCTGTGCGAATCGGGATTCACCGGCATGGGAATCGGGGCGGCGATGAACGGGATGCGTCCGATCGTCGAGATCATGACCTGCAATTTCAGCCTTCTGGCGCTCGATCAGATCGTGAACAACGCCGCCCACCTGCTGCATATGTCGGGCGGCCAGTTCAACGTGCCCCTGGTGATCCGCATGGCCACGGGCGCGGGCAAGCAGCTGGCGGCCCAGCACTCCCACTCCTTCGAGGGGTGGTACGCCCACATCCCCGGCATCAAGGTGCTGACCCCCGCGACGGTGCAGGATGCCCACGACATGGTGGGTCTGGCCCTCGACGATCCCGATCCGGTGCTGATCTTCGAAAACGCGCTGCTCTACAACCGAAAGGGGCCCTTTGACTCCGCGGCGAAGCCGCTGCCGATCGGGAAGGCGAAAGTGATGCGCGAGGGGAACAATCTGAGCATCTTCGCCTACGGCATCAACCTCTTCAAAGCCCTCGACGCCGCCGAGGAGCTGGCCAAAGAGGGGATCGAAGCGGAGGTGGTCGATCTGCGCTCGCTCAGGCCGCTGGACGACGAGACGATCGTCGCCTCGGTGGCGAAGACCCACCGGGTGCTGATCGTCGACGAAGGATGGCGCAGCGGCAGTATTTCGGCCGAAATCATGGCACGAATCAACGAAAAGGCCTTCTACGAGCTCGACGCCCCGATGGCGCGGGTCTGCACCGAAGAGGTGCCGATCCCTTATCCGAGGCACTTGGAGGAGGCGGCGATCCCCAGCGCCGAGAAGGTGGCCGCCGCGGTCCGAACTTTGATGAAGGAGGCGTAG
- a CDS encoding dihydrolipoamide acetyltransferase family protein, with protein sequence MIYKMPSLGADMESGILAEWKVKEGDRLKKGDVIADIETSKGIIEAEIYEDGTVEKIVGKEGTEYPVGTPLAVVRTEKDDDETIRKELAEVEAAAGGEAPKEEGAAETVFPSSEKEEQTASAPKSAAEEIFGAIAETKDEAVQEVGRIRATPLARKRARELGIDLKELAKRVRGKISARDVEEVARQLFKPGAAKPDAMRMAIAAAMSRSNAEIPHYYLSTPIDMTSALSWLRDLNAKRSIKDRILPAALMIRAVVEALKEVPELNGFWKEGPVPSEAIHPGIAIARREGGLITPAMIDAHKMNLDETMQALSDLITRTRGGKLTSSQMTEQTVTITNLGDLGVEKVFGVIYPPQVALIGFGRIMERPWAVGDAIAVRKVVEASIAGDHRATDGRTGALFLAKLDKILQNPEELL encoded by the coding sequence ATGATCTACAAGATGCCGAGTCTGGGCGCGGACATGGAGTCGGGGATTCTCGCCGAGTGGAAAGTCAAAGAGGGCGACCGCCTCAAAAAAGGCGACGTCATCGCCGACATCGAAACGAGCAAGGGGATCATAGAAGCCGAAATCTACGAGGACGGCACGGTCGAAAAGATCGTGGGAAAAGAGGGGACGGAGTATCCCGTCGGCACGCCGCTGGCGGTCGTGCGGACCGAAAAGGACGACGACGAAACGATCCGAAAGGAGTTGGCGGAGGTCGAAGCCGCGGCGGGCGGGGAGGCTCCGAAAGAGGAGGGGGCGGCCGAAACGGTGTTTCCCTCTTCGGAAAAAGAGGAGCAGACGGCATCCGCGCCCAAAAGCGCCGCGGAGGAGATTTTCGGGGCGATCGCCGAAACGAAGGACGAAGCGGTGCAGGAGGTCGGCCGCATCCGTGCGACGCCGCTGGCAAGAAAACGGGCCAGAGAGCTCGGGATCGATCTGAAGGAGCTCGCGAAGCGTGTGCGGGGCAAGATCAGCGCCCGCGACGTGGAAGAGGTGGCCAGACAACTCTTTAAACCGGGTGCGGCGAAACCCGACGCGATGCGGATGGCGATCGCCGCGGCGATGAGCCGCTCCAATGCCGAAATTCCTCACTACTATCTTTCGACGCCGATCGACATGACCTCTGCGCTTTCGTGGCTCAGGGATCTCAACGCGAAGCGGTCGATCAAAGATCGCATCCTCCCTGCCGCCCTGATGATCCGCGCCGTGGTCGAAGCGCTGAAAGAGGTCCCGGAGCTCAACGGATTCTGGAAAGAGGGGCCGGTGCCCAGCGAAGCGATCCATCCGGGTATCGCCATCGCAAGGCGGGAGGGAGGGCTCATCACGCCGGCGATGATCGACGCCCACAAAATGAACCTGGACGAGACGATGCAGGCGCTGAGCGACTTGATCACCCGAACCCGCGGCGGTAAGCTGACGAGTTCCCAGATGACGGAACAAACTGTCACGATCACCAATCTCGGCGATCTGGGCGTCGAAAAGGTTTTCGGCGTCATCTACCCGCCGCAGGTGGCACTGATCGGGTTTGGACGCATCATGGAGAGGCCCTGGGCGGTGGGTGACGCCATCGCCGTCAGGAAGGTGGTGGAAGCTTCGATCGCCGGCGACCATCGGGCCACCGACGGAAGAACCGGCGCTCTGTTTCTCGCCAAACTCGACAAAATATTGCAAAATCCGGAGGAACTGCTATGA
- a CDS encoding acyl carrier protein encodes MTKEEIKKTIVEAIYEIAPEHEGEEIPEKENLQESLEIDSYDFLNLLTALAEKLGVEVPEEDYGKVDTLEHMVDYFSNHMK; translated from the coding sequence ATGACGAAAGAGGAGATCAAAAAAACGATCGTCGAGGCGATTTATGAAATCGCACCTGAACACGAAGGCGAGGAGATTCCTGAAAAAGAGAATCTTCAGGAATCTCTGGAGATCGATTCCTACGATTTTCTGAACCTGCTGACGGCGCTGGCGGAGAAACTGGGTGTGGAAGTGCCGGAAGAGGATTACGGAAAGGTCGATACCCTCGAACATATGGTCGACTATTTCTCGAATCATATGAAATAA
- a CDS encoding carboxymuconolactone decarboxylase family protein encodes MGTYTDKLQEIKALVERLQKEAPEQMEAFHKFMFAVEKPGALDTKAKELVNVGLAVAAQCEWCISLHVKGALDAGAKREEIIDAAMQAVLMHGGPALMYMIPVEKALDEFTAK; translated from the coding sequence ATGGGAACCTATACGGATAAACTGCAAGAGATCAAGGCGCTGGTGGAGCGGCTTCAGAAAGAGGCGCCCGAACAGATGGAAGCGTTTCACAAGTTCATGTTCGCCGTCGAAAAGCCGGGAGCGCTCGATACGAAGGCCAAAGAGCTGGTCAACGTGGGGCTGGCGGTGGCGGCGCAGTGCGAGTGGTGCATCTCGCTCCATGTCAAAGGCGCGCTGGATGCGGGAGCGAAGAGGGAGGAGATCATCGACGCGGCGATGCAGGCGGTGCTGATGCACGGCGGACCCGCGCTGATGTATATGATACCTGTGGAAAAAGCGCTCGACGAATTCACGGCGAAATAG
- a CDS encoding 2-oxo acid dehydrogenase subunit E2, giving the protein MSDAAAYPQSEKFTPEAWDLLIRYQLSPDLFATIKRVGEADVRDYIQSHGVPLPKPLTPIRRAIIEHVVEAAKKPVFHIYDGIDATLIRAYETKELTVTVWILKLVAEAMMKHPETRTTLGADTFQVWPNASIALAMAHGEALYMPVFRDVDTKSVQQIADELANYKERVRRGRVLASHLVGSTFGISNLGMTGIDRFDALINKNDTGIAAIGGETQGRISVTLTIDHRFINGWQAAEFMQTLKKLAEDPTLFK; this is encoded by the coding sequence ATGAGCGACGCAGCAGCTTATCCGCAGAGCGAGAAGTTCACACCCGAAGCGTGGGATTTGCTTATCCGCTACCAACTCTCACCGGATCTGTTCGCAACGATCAAGAGGGTGGGGGAGGCGGATGTCCGCGACTATATTCAAAGCCACGGTGTGCCCCTTCCGAAACCTTTGACTCCCATTCGGCGGGCGATCATCGAACATGTCGTCGAAGCGGCGAAGAAACCGGTCTTTCACATCTACGACGGTATTGACGCCACGTTGATCCGGGCCTACGAGACGAAGGAGCTGACGGTCACCGTCTGGATCCTCAAACTCGTCGCCGAAGCGATGATGAAACATCCCGAGACCCGAACGACTCTTGGCGCCGACACGTTCCAGGTGTGGCCCAACGCTTCCATCGCATTGGCGATGGCCCACGGCGAAGCCCTCTATATGCCGGTCTTCAGGGATGTCGATACCAAGAGCGTCCAGCAGATCGCCGACGAGCTGGCGAATTACAAAGAGCGGGTACGCAGGGGGAGGGTGCTGGCCTCCCACCTGGTGGGTTCGACCTTCGGTATATCGAACCTGGGGATGACGGGAATCGATCGGTTTGATGCGTTGATCAACAAAAACGATACGGGCATCGCCGCCATCGGCGGCGAAACGCAGGGACGAATCAGTGTCACACTGACGATCGACCACCGCTTCATCAACGGCTGGCAGGCAGCGGAATTCATGCAGACGCTCAAAAAACTGGCGGAAGATCCGACGTTGTTCAAATGA
- a CDS encoding oleate hydratase, with protein sequence MKAKADETTRVYLIGSGIANLAAAFYLIEDAGVDPQRITIYEQWDIAGGALDGSGDPEHGYLIRGGRMHEKHYHCYWDLLSHIPSYDDPDVTVYEETIEFNERYVSDNHARLLKEGKRVDLRSYRLSLQDQFDMTKLLFTPESELQRLRIEDWFSGEFFQTNYWLIFTSMFAFQKWSSLMEARRYMLRFMHLMPGMKRLQGILRTKYNQYHSVVVPLQQWLGDKGVRFELKTRVVDIDFDLGDGKKRATHLHLVTNGESRTLEVGEKDYCFLINGSIVDAPDEGDLKTPARLKGVEDSGSWSLWKKIAAKDPDFGNPDVFCGDIDRSKWYSYTVTLRDRTFHDYMEDFTGNLNGTGGLITLTDSNWLMSIVIARQPHFPDQPNDVKVFWGYGLYVDRVGNKVKKPMSECTGEEILRELWYHLKIEEMMEPIMQSERLVNCIPVAMPFIDSLFMPRAFGDRPAVLPEGTENFAFLGQFTEVKDDCVFTVEYSVRTAQMAVFGLFDCGKEPLPVYVGAHNPIAMMKAAAAIAE encoded by the coding sequence ATGAAAGCCAAAGCTGACGAAACGACGCGTGTTTATCTGATAGGAAGCGGAATCGCGAATCTGGCGGCCGCTTTCTATCTCATCGAAGATGCAGGAGTGGACCCGCAGCGTATCACGATCTACGAACAGTGGGACATCGCTGGAGGCGCGCTGGACGGATCGGGGGATCCCGAACATGGCTATCTGATACGCGGTGGGCGGATGCACGAAAAGCACTACCACTGCTACTGGGACCTGCTTTCTCACATTCCCTCCTACGACGATCCCGACGTAACCGTCTACGAAGAGACGATAGAGTTCAACGAGCGGTATGTCTCCGACAATCATGCGAGACTTCTGAAAGAGGGAAAACGGGTCGATCTGAGAAGCTACAGGCTCAGTCTTCAGGATCAGTTCGACATGACGAAACTTCTCTTCACCCCCGAGAGCGAATTGCAGCGGCTGCGGATCGAGGATTGGTTCAGTGGGGAGTTTTTTCAGACGAACTACTGGCTGATCTTCACCAGCATGTTCGCTTTCCAGAAATGGAGCTCCTTGATGGAAGCGCGTCGCTATATGCTGCGATTCATGCATCTCATGCCCGGAATGAAGCGGTTGCAGGGGATTCTGCGGACCAAGTACAACCAGTACCACTCCGTGGTGGTTCCCCTGCAGCAGTGGCTCGGCGACAAAGGTGTACGGTTCGAATTAAAAACGAGGGTCGTCGATATCGATTTTGATCTGGGCGATGGGAAAAAACGGGCGACACATCTGCATCTGGTCACGAACGGGGAGAGCCGCACACTGGAAGTGGGAGAGAAGGATTACTGTTTCCTCATCAACGGTTCCATCGTTGACGCCCCCGACGAAGGGGATCTGAAAACCCCAGCCAGACTCAAAGGGGTGGAGGATTCTGGTTCGTGGAGTCTGTGGAAGAAGATCGCGGCCAAAGATCCCGATTTCGGAAACCCGGATGTTTTCTGCGGCGATATCGACCGCTCCAAATGGTACTCCTATACCGTGACCCTGCGTGACCGCACGTTCCATGACTATATGGAGGATTTCACGGGCAATCTCAACGGTACCGGCGGACTGATCACGCTGACCGATTCCAACTGGCTCATGTCCATCGTTATCGCCAGGCAGCCCCATTTCCCGGACCAGCCAAACGACGTCAAGGTCTTCTGGGGCTACGGGCTCTATGTGGACCGCGTCGGCAACAAGGTCAAAAAACCGATGAGTGAATGTACCGGCGAAGAGATTCTGCGGGAGCTCTGGTACCATCTGAAGATCGAGGAGATGATGGAGCCGATCATGCAGTCGGAGAGACTGGTCAACTGCATTCCGGTGGCGATGCCTTTCATCGACAGCCTCTTCATGCCGAGAGCCTTCGGCGACCGCCCCGCGGTGTTGCCGGAAGGGACGGAGAATTTCGCTTTTCTCGGGCAGTTCACGGAGGTGAAAGATGATTGCGTCTTTACCGTGGAGTATTCGGTGCGTACGGCCCAAATGGCGGTCTTTGGTCTCTTCGACTGTGGCAAGGAGCCTCTGCCGGTCTACGTGGGTGCCCACAATCCCATCGCGATGATGAAAGCGGCGGCGGCGATCGCGGAATAG